CACCAGGGAACTCACTGCGTCGACCTTCTAGGCAAGACAATCATGGAACAAGTAGTATGCGCAAATCCTTCTGAAGGACAACGTGCTTCCTAGCGTAACTGTCCCTGCAAGATCCTCAACACCTGGCCTCAACTACCATGTGTCCCTGTGCCTTTGGGCCAGAATGGGCAGGCAGGCAACGGAAAGATGCTATAGCACCAGTTACAAAGTTCAATGCAGTTTTCAATGCATTAAGCCAAAGGATTGTCACCAAACTTGCCTTCCACGCAAGTTTTGCAGAGGGTAAAGCTACACTCCAGCTGCTTCTGTCCTCATGATTCCTTTTGCTCTCACTCCTTGCCTGAACTGTAGATCTTCTGAACTGTAGCACGTGTGAGCTCCAAATCCTCCGGGTACCGAATTTCTAGCTCGGTATTTGCTAGGTAGTGAATGCCAGTAAACTCTGAAAAATAGCGGCCAATGTCAGGGTGAGGGATCTCCCGAGGCTCAGAGTTATATTCCAGGTTCTCTGTTAGGAAAGGAAAGAATCAGTTATCACCTCATGAAATGCCCTGCTACAAGGCAATAAATCCTGCACCTCTCTCAAGTCTTGTTTCTGTCTCTAGAAACGCCACCTCCtgatgctttaaagaaaaatacaaacaacCGTAATCCAGGAAAATATGCACAGAGTATGTCAGTACGATTGCTCACAGAGTCTTATCTCCTAAGTGATGCTGACCCCATTTACTAGTGGCATGAAAACTATTTTGTGCCTGAGACCACACTGTCTGACATAAGGTTAGAGTAGCAGGATGCTGACCTGCTCCCACTCTGTTGGTCACAGGTCTTGGTTGTAAGCGCAGAGAGAAGCTGCTGCACTGAGCTCTGATCCCTCAAGTCCCATGGGAGATCAGTTTCTAGGAGAGATCCTTCTCAAATGCTCCAAGGTGAGGCCGACTGCACAAGGTTCTCCTGGCAGAGGAGGCAAGTGCTTTCTTGCTCTAAGTCACCAGTCTGTGTTTCAACCATGTCAAGTCGCCAGCCTGGTTTTCAAGCATGTCTCACACAGCACAGTTAACTTTTCTAAATCTAAACTTCCCAAAGCTAAGAGAAAGTACCCAAGAAGAGCATACTGATTCTTTCCCATGGCACCCCATTTCCTCCTTTGTACTAAAAGATAACCTGATTAAGCACAACAGTTAAACAACACAGAAGCACTGGCATTAAAATGCAAAGGTGACCCAATCTGAGGGTCCCTTTGCTCCTGTAGTATTTGTATAAAGCAGTGTGACTGGGAGGCAGCCCAGCAGTAAATCTCATGCGCAGGTGCCCTGCAGCAGTCCCCAAATGATGTAATTTTTTCCAGCACAGTGCCAGACATATGGGTAGAAACAAAAGCTGCCTAAGCCCCAAAGTCTGACTTATCTGCAAGGCAGGGCAGGATCAAGATGGGATGCAGAGAACATCATTCAGGAATCATTTATCTATCTCTGAAACTATTCAGTTCATTACAAAGAGCACATACAAGTCATATTAATCCATACAGGCTCTTTGAAGCTACTGTATGCCAGTGCCTGCAGCCGAAAGCACAAGAGCTTTCTACACCTCAGTGGGCTGATGCAGCCCTACAGGCTTGCAAAGTACCTTTTTTGTATACTGCACCACTGCGGAAAACAATTTACACTCCAATATGCTCTGCAGAAGCATGGCTGAGCAGTGAGCTATGTACAAAGGGGAAAACACAGTGACGAAACAGAAACTGGCAGGGGGGAAGAGACTGAGACAAGCAAGTTCAGCGCTAGGTGGGGAGCCTGAGAAACATGCTGACTAGCAGTTTTGAGCCACAGATATCAGGTCTGTGCTGctacaaagcaaacaaaagaaagacaagAGCAGACAGGTAGATACCAAACTCACTGTATGAAACAGGTGTTTTGGAATTAGATACAACTTAATCTACAAATTTACAGAAGGACTCAAACTGAGGCACAGTTACCTATAATAAGCTTGGTGTTATTCCTGAGATGGTTAGATAAAACTCTGCATGCAGATTTGTTTAAGattctttcagtaaaaaactATCATCCCCCTCCCTGGTCAGGCCAGTAAGTTATGAAATACTCCCTTCCCAAATGATCTGAAGATGCATTTTAGAAGGGATACTCAATAGGCAGGCAGCAGGATTTCAGCAAGCAAGGACAAACCCTTCAATTTTCCCTAGCACTATCAAAACACTTGGATGCTACAGAGATGATGGTGTCAACCTACAGCTTGGCTAAAATACTCTGTACTCTGGAACCAGCCAGCATTATACTTGTTTATAAACAATTAGACAAAAGATATAAGAGATGACTCAGCCCCAGAAGCACTGTGGACAGTTCTCTGGatacatattttaatatcaATCCATGGTGCACaggaatttttgtttttttaagactcTGAGAGGTCAAATACTGCCTAATATGAGCCATAAGGCTGAGCTGCAATATTCCCAGTCTCCACTTCATCTTTTTGGACTACTGAATATAAAGGAACTCAGGACAGTGAGAAACACCTGCACTTTAAACCTACAAAGGTAGGAGTGTCCCCTCCTGTAAAACCACCTCTTGCTCACATGTATGGGACCAGAACATGCTAGGGAGCACCCCCTAGGAAAAGAGCTGAACTGcattttgttctgcatttcccctccagcagctcccatGTCTTCTCTGAGCAAAATACAATCAGGCTGTGGAGCTGCCCTGCCAGCTGAATGGGACACCTCCGTATCACAGGGAGAAGAAACATGAGGCAAAGAAACATTCTGATTACAATGTGCAGAGTGacagatgttttttttcttttttttcttttgaacctCAGTTTGACACTTCTTCCCGTATCCTAAGCTCATATTCTGACCATCAGAAAAGAATGTCCTTTCTTATGGTATGTTGCATAAAGAATGGGTGACTGAGATTTCTACAGCTCTTTGCACTTGTAAAGagacattctttttttcccattcttatTAGAGGTGGCACTAAAAGCCATGCTACCTGTGTTCTCTGGGATCTTGGCACATACAGTGTCTTGATGACAGCTGCTCAGAACCACAAGCTGACAAGTAAAGCCTCTGTGCTCCCTCACTAGATACTATTTTGAAGTCCTGCCCAAAGCACAGCTATAACTTCaaagagcaagagctgctgaCAGAACTTCAGACTTCAGCAAGAGTTGAATTACTTCTTTCAAAAGGAGCAATCATGGTTTACACCATAAAACCAGTCATGTCCAGAACACGCTTCTTGGGCAAGATGAGATTACACCAGAGTGGTCCTTAACATTTACTCCTAGCATTACGGATTTCATGGAGAGCAAACAACGCAGGCCATGAATTCAAGACCATTTTCTTTCCTACCTCAACCTTAACTAACAGTTTATGTTTCATACTTAAAAGAGTTAATCACTTAAGCATCCCTTTCTCCTAATGTACTTCTAAACAGATAGTAAACACAGGAGACTCCTGCTCACCTTGAGCAGCATATCTGCAAGAGCCATCTTCCACTAGCACATTGTAGAAAGGCTGGTGGGGGCCATGCGGAAGGCTGTGGACATTCATATTCCGGATCCATTCATGCCCCATCATGCAGGCGGGATCCCAGCCGTAAATCACGCAGTTATAGCcatatctaattaaaaaaaattgcacaccAAAGACTGTGAAAACTCCAGAGCCAGCTCTTTTTCCTCAAGACTACTATAGCACAAACAGGATAGGAGCCTCCTGTGAGTTGGCACAAGGAGGAGAggacaagagggaaaaaattcaaaaagatTCTGTGCGTACATGTGTGTATTTTGAGGTAGGGGGAAATGACTAGGAGCGACTGGATAAATAATCAGGAACAAACAGCTGAGGacaaaggaaaaccaaatgTGAGCAAGAAATGAAAGTGGGAAAGAGACTGGAACTCAGCAACCAGCAGAACAGGAATCAAGAAACAGGGAGAGAATCAACTATTCTACTGCGTTGTGCAATTACTTCTGTGCCCATCGCACAGAGGTGGTAATCACAATACTGAACTCCCAGAAACAAAGCCATCattattttcagattatttatGCAATTAATCGTGAGGTATTACAACTGTCACTGCTGACGCCCTTAAAATATGCTCCAGATGTCTTGTTGAGTTGGCCGAAGCAACACAGTGTTGGCATGTCATTCTGGCAGAGTGCTACAGACAGGAACAGGAAGAGAGGGTAATAATAGCACAGGGAAGATTCATAAGCTGTCTTAGGTATCTTACAATCTTTTTTGAAGTTGATTCTGCTCCACAGTCCCTCATTAACTGATTACTGATGTTTCTTTGAGAGCTCTGGGCTGTGGAAATTTTAGCTGCATGATATATGATGACTCAGACAAGTCACCTCACAAACTTCTCTCTGCAAGCAAACAGCAGTGAATACACTCGCTCTCTCAAAGGACAGACAGAGCTGCTCCAATTTTTCTACAAGGTCCATGGCATAGATGCATGTGCCTGGCATTTTCCATTCCAGGTACCTCCTTGGCAGATAAAACCACGTCTCATTACCATCAGAACAAACACTTTGGCACTCATTGTTACAGTACAGCCTGCTAATGTGGGGAAGGTTTTGAAGAGCTCACCTCTTGTGTTTCATAATCAGCCCGATCGAAAAGCAGACCTCTTTGTGCTTCTCATCTGAACGGTGCTTCACCTCAGGTCCCACCTCCTCCTTCCGGCGCTCAATATGCTCTAGGGTATGTTGAACTAAGTACCCGACAGCCCCATGCTGGGATGGGTCCAAAGCTTGAATATGCTGCAATATGTCCAGAACCTTCAGCAACCAAAACACAAAGATTCAGAACAAGTCCTTAAAGCAGTCCAACACTTACAAATACAGATACATTTCTCAAATTAGCTGGGTCTAAGTGCCCAGGCCTAGAGGTCCGCCACGAGTCTTCCACACAGGACTGAGAATCTTTGCTCTGGCTACACACTCCCAAGGAGTTCTGCACACTTGCTTAGCCTGCAGAAATTGCAACAGTCCCCTACTTTCCTATTTAGCTCCCAACTTCCAAGGAAGGGCACCGCTGAGCACAGTAACTCTTTTAAACTAAGTCATACAAGCTAATCGCATCACATTTTGCAACCACAGGGCATTGACGAGACCGTTTCAAGGTTTCTAAAATGCGAAGAGAATACTATTCCTAGTCTCCCAAACTGCTGCTGTGAACTGATTCCAGATGACTTCTGCTGTACTTGAGAACAAACATTTTAGTTTAAAAGAGTTCCTCAGCATGTCTGTGGGAGCCTGGCAGAGAAAAAATAGGGCAGCACAGAAGGAAACACAAATAACCTCTATGATGCTATACCATGCAAGAGTGAACAAGAGACGGAGAACCTGCTTGTCTCAGGACAACTGAAGAACACTAACTTTAAACGTGCTCTCAAAGCAGCAAACCCTGTAGATCCAGAATACCAGCCTACCAACACCCTCTGGCACACTATCAGAGCATCTGCTGCCAAGTTTGTTAGAGGCAGGCAAtgcaagttttacttctttttttattcctttcttgcTCAAAACTGTTGTCTAAACAGGTTGGGAAGAGACAGATACACCCGTCCCAACATCAAATACCTTAAGTGCTGCCACAGTTCCAAAAATCTGACGCACTTTAGCACCTGGCAAAAGGATTGTCTCCTTGATCACATGCTGGAAGTTTTGGTCACTTTAagttcagagcagcagcagaagaggaataGAAATCTCAGGCTATTGAGCATGAACATCAGCCACAAggtgaagaaaatgaattcagaaaaagaacaagtgaGTaattaggtatgagaagaagaaacagagctGAGGCTTCTTGGTCACCTTAATTCTCTGGCTGGCATCTTAAGAAGGACGTGAAAATCCTGAAAAATCCTACAGAAAGGGGAAGGCCTAGCACAGTGACCATAGCTGCCAGAGACTCTTGGCAATTTCATTTACTGTTATTTGCAAACACTTAGGACAACATTCTGCGTAGTTCTGTTTGACTTTTAAGATTTTGTACCATTTTCCATAAATCTGGCAGACCTATATTAAATCTGTTACCTTCTGTTCTGTCAGACATAGTGCATTCTCTCTGGCTAGCTACAAACTTATCTGATAGCCTGGCACGACTGGATGCATATGAGGACACAATACTGGAAAGTCCAAATTTGCACATTTTCATTGTATCTGGCAATGTAGTGCAGAGAAACTACATGTAACACTCGTCCATGGGATTGTGTTACTTGTTCTGAAGGGCAGCAAAACACAAGTATGTAAAGCTTTGGTGCTTTACAAAGACACTGCTGAATGCcagaaaggggaaggaagatcCTTCAGTGTTCCATTTAGCTGTCCTCTATGTACATACGGTTGCCATTTCTGCTCAGCAGTCGTGTGTCCCCACCCCCAATTTCTTAGtttgtgctgttttttctgtggCGACCCTAAAACTTGCTGCCATAAAAAAGGAACGGCAAGCTTAGCACAGTTTGTTCTTCAAAAGGAAGGCAGCTTCTCCAGAAGTCCTATGCTTCAGTTAATTTGGTGGAAAGAGCTTTGTGTTCTGCTCAGCTGTCCAACCAAATACTTCTGCCCCCTCATCCAAACCTCACATTTGGAAATGGCACGGGCATTGCCCAAGTGTGTGAGCTTCACTGAAGTAGTACAGGAAATTTTGACTAGGGAACACCTCTTTGCTGTAGTGACAcactaaagaaataaaactttgagTTACATGCTTCTTCCTTGTGCCTTCTGCTGATTCAGTGAAGGACATGGATGATCTAGACACTAAGACAACTTTAAGTCTTGGCACCTTCTTTCCCACATTCACAAGATAGCAGGACTCAGGATGCTATGCTAAAGGTGATATtaaaaaagaatcccaaggacAGGAATATTAAGTTGCTTTTTCACAAGAGGCACTGATTGTGTGGCTAAGGTTTGTTTGTATTCATAAAAGATAACTTCCTACAAGTTTTCTGATAAGGTAATTGCTCCTTTTGCGTGAGTCCAGGAAGGGTTTTACCAACACTACCACAATCTAGGCATAAACCAAACAGAACGTTCTTATAACTTCCCACTGGGAGTCCACACTATTGGTTGCAAGATAAGCTGCCAGACTTGGGCTGTAAATCATAAATTATGACTCAGACTCAAGGCTACTCACAAGTCTCCCCCaggcaagcaagcaagcaagcatcatcctcttttccctgcttcatATAGTAGAAATTGATTCTCTGAAATGTGATAACTCGTTCAATTGCATTTATTACCGAAACAAGTTGTGGCAGACTGTAATGCAAGCTGACGTATTCCAAAAAAATCAATAGAGTAGTGTTAATAGCACTTAGACTATCAGAAAACATACAACCGAGTGGCAAGGTACCTTTTCTGGCCAGATTCCCAGGTGGAAGTATAACCTAGCCTGGAGCATTAGATGCTGCACATTGTCCGGATACATGGCCAGGTATAGATCCAATGAGTCTCTCAAGAGTTGGTAAGACTGATCAGTGCTTTCTCTGCCAGTAAAAAAGAAACTCAATTGTAAGGCTAGCTCTTCAACCCCTATCCCCACTACTCCGATGTACAGGGATAGTCACCAGAAATGATGCTACATGTACAGGCACGCTCATTCAATAAGAGTGACTCTAGCACTGACTGTCACTCATCACATCCAACAGCCtgctcagaaggaaaaacactACACAACTGATGATCGGACTCCACCCTCCCACTTCACCATTCTGCTTGGTAAAATAATCCTACAGAGAATTCACTCTCCAAGACACTTCCATTTCAAATCTGCTTTTGTTCCCCTAGCTTAATTACACCTAAAGCAATCCTTTCACCTTGTGATTTCTGTCTATGACTACTTGGAAAATTATTATCACaggcatttgaaaataaaaccagattttctACAAACCAACAGTACCTTTGAAACTGCTCATTTAAGCATGTGGGTTGTGCTTAGCAGATCATAACGAAGGTCCCTGCTCTTAAGGGAATGGTGGACAGTCCCTATCAGCttttcacaaaggaaaaaaaaaaaaaatctatccatTTTCTTGAGGGGAACTAGTTTTACTAAATATTGTTTCCATGCAATGCTGCTGCAAGTGATTAAAAGCAACTAGACAATGCAATGTGACATACAGTATTTTCAAGATCCCCTGGGCGACTGACACCTTTTTAAAGCACTTGCTCAAATACTGCGAAGAAGCAGTACTGGATATGCAGACAGTATACTCTGGGCCCTTTTTTCCACAGGCCTTACAGGCCAGATGATCCTCAACTCACCGCTTGCCAAGGTTTAAGAGATTTCCCACCATACGCTGCAAGACCTCTTTTGAAGTCACCACTCCATAGAACTCCTCTGTCACATGGTGGCCAATAAGGTACTCGCACTCCTTCACCGTCAgctgcttccccttcccaaagGCGTCAATGTAGGTGTAGTCAAAAATATCTGTGCTTCTAATGAAACaacaaggaaattaaattgTGATGGGTCTCATAGTAAAGCAGGATTACCTACTTCTGTTCCTCCCTCAGCACTTTCAAGCTTGTTTGTAAAATGAGTGTCATTCATACCTCAGCTCCCTCCTAAAAAGAGATTACCTGCTaccttctctctcctcctaGATTCTTTTTCACATAAACATATAAGGGAAAGGACAGAGAAACTAAGGGGACTTTTCACTCCATCATGTCACTTCTTTCCTTCAGATATTTTCAGTTTGCTCTATCTACTGCTAGATTATATCATGACACTGCACTGGAAAGCGTAACAGGGCCCATGCATATGGCGTCTGAAGCCTAGTGCTGAAAGGGGTACATATAGACAAAACCATCACTCTGAATTCGACTGCTGATGTCATtcacaaaatacagatttctttaAATTGATCATGATCTGGTCAAAGACATATTCTGCACTGACTCAGAGCATTAAGTGAGTGCACAGAACAACAGCGGTGGCCTCTAGCAACTGTTCTGTATGAAAGGGTAAGTGAAAtcagcaccttttttttcttttcttaagaaaGAGAAACATTACCTCATGGTTACTATTATTTCACACTCAGGAAATCTGTTacccttcagcagcagcaaagatgagTTCTGGGAAAACTTTTTTAGAGGTCTGATCTTTTCCTCTGTATAGGTTATAATTACagatggaaaataattaaacattcTGGTATAGATCTGCAGCTGTTGTAAATGCtttctggcttttatttctgtggacACAACTTCAAAATTCAGCAGGTCGCTTACCCTTCTTTTCCTTGACACCATCGTAGTAGAAAATGGCTAGGGAAGTTGACCGGTTCAAGTTTGACTCCCAACTGCCTGGCAATTGTTAAATAAAGCACAGACAAACTGATGGGAATTCCTGTCCTGCGG
This genomic window from Haliaeetus albicilla chromosome 10, bHalAlb1.1, whole genome shotgun sequence contains:
- the FBXO21 gene encoding F-box only protein 21; protein product: MAAAENQGPAAGGPRGAAEAEADGTMGLTDLPGELLELILCCDVLGAADIGRVSCTCRRLREACQPRGKVWRERFRLRWPSLLKYYSHTDSVSWLEEYKARHNAGLEARRIVASFSKRFFSEHVPCDGFSDIETLGCPGHFFEDELMCILNMEGRKGLTWKYYAKKILYFLRQQNILKNLKEYLQRPTDQQSFLEGAVLIDQYCNPLSDICLKSVQAQVDDITDKVRKVLRTKNPRHPSLASKAGEVLIPEMELQRQVLDAMNCVLYEQLKYKGNELDYYNSLNSYIHQVLIRRTGIPISLSVLYLTIARQLGVKLEPVNFPSHFLLRWCQGKEGSTDIFDYTYIDAFGKGKQLTVKECEYLIGHHVTEEFYGVVTSKEVLQRMVGNLLNLGKRESTDQSYQLLRDSLDLYLAMYPDNVQHLMLQARLYFHLGIWPEKVLDILQHIQALDPSQHGAVGYLVQHTLEHIERRKEEVGPEVKHRSDEKHKEVCFSIGLIMKHKRYGYNCVIYGWDPACMMGHEWIRNMNVHSLPHGPHQPFYNVLVEDGSCRYAAQENLEYNSEPREIPHPDIGRYFSEFTGIHYLANTELEIRYPEDLELTRATVQKIYSSGKE